A stretch of the Ostrea edulis chromosome 9, xbOstEdul1.1, whole genome shotgun sequence genome encodes the following:
- the LOC125660068 gene encoding uncharacterized protein LOC125660068 encodes MSKLLPANSKDSFGLIKPEEIDEEFGEGGGGLEGRKRRKGNRCWKKKEEKSKLLLLFHFVLTTFSCFFLGSLGSKYFTLVNYSPGTFYIGTQKEILKSGVTANQVQVAGSPVLQQLRQNQFSFDMELCDGVAMSTGSFVVADETAPKSGVLLQCFKRPENAFDLVEVIAIMTTNMIYEQLFKNKVSMSS; translated from the exons ATGTCGAAG CTATTACCTGCCAATTCAAAAGACTCGTTCGGTTTGATCAAACCGGAAGAAATTGATGAAGAATTTGGAGAAGGTGGAGGAGGATTAGAAGGGAGAAAGAGAAGGAAGGGGAATAGGTGCTGGAAAAAGAAGGAGGAGAAAAGCAAA TTGCTAttgttatttcattttgttttaactacattttcttgttttttcttAGGATCTCTTGGAAGCAAGTATTTTACATTGGTCAACTATTCACCCGGAACGTTTTACATTGGAACACAGAAAGAGATATTAAAAAGTGGTGTTACAGCTAACCAAGTTCAAGTAGCAGGTTCCCCGGTACTTCAACAGCTACGCCAGAACCAGTTTAGCTTTGACATGGAATTGTGTGACGGAGTTGCCATGAGTACGGGATCATTTGTTGTTGCAGACGAAACAGCCCCCAAGTCAG GAGTCCTGTTGCAGTGTTTTAAAAGACCAGAAAATGCATTTGACCTGGTGGAGGTTATCGCAATCATGACAACAAACATG ATTTACGAGCAGCTGTTCAAGAACAAAGTATCAATGTCATCATAA